From Triticum aestivum cultivar Chinese Spring chromosome 7B, IWGSC CS RefSeq v2.1, whole genome shotgun sequence:
GCCGATTTGCTCTTGCGCCCGGCGCCGCCGATGCCCATCTCCCGGAGAAGCTGCTCTTCGACGTCGGTGGTGTAGGTCTTCCCCACGCCGAACCCGGCCGGCTTGGGCCGGTTCTTGAGAAAGATGTCCTCGTCAACCGCCTCCTccacgtcgtcgtcgtcgtcctcatcggcctcgtcctcgtcgtcgtcgagggTGGTGGGTACCGGCTCGCGGTTCCGGCGGCCGTATTTCCTCAGGCGAGGGAAGGCGAAGAGGACGTGCGACGCGCGCAGCCGCGAGGGCGGCGGCCGCGAGAGCGAGAAGGGGCCCGGCGCCGACGACGCCGCAGCGGCGCCACACGCGGTCGGCAGCTGTAGCAGTGGCATTTCGTTATTGTGTTCAGGCCGGACGGGTAAGCCACGGTGGCTTCCTCTTATCACCGCGAGACTTAATCGGCACCGTCCGATCCTTATCTCAACCGAATCGCAGCCTCCGCGTCGCCCCCACGGTCTGCCGCCTCCCCGCCGGCCATTTTccggccacctcgccgcctccGTCCGATTCTTATTATGCTTCGCCTTCGCCTCCATCCTTGCCCACGCTTCTCTCCGCCGGGATCCCACCCCGCCTTCCCTCGCCAGTTGGCCGCCTCTCCGCTCCCAGAGCTCCCCTTCCAATCCACCGTCACCGCGCTCagaacccgagcccctccgctccAGGCCGCCGTCAGCCGAGCAGCCTCCGGAGAGGAGCAACGGGGCGTTTATGAGGACGAAGAAGACGCGGACCTGGACAATGCACTCACCAAGACACGGCAGCTCGTCGAGTGCGCCATGTTTGCATCTGTTGCTGGTCTCGCGTACTTCCTCAGCAACTCCCTCGCCATCGAGGTCCACTCCCTTCTCTCACTCCGGTCTGCAATGTTGCTCTGTTTCTTTGGCCTTTCAAAATCCATTCATTTGACTGTTGATGCATGAAACTGCTGTCTTCTTTTGCCGATGCAGAATTACTTCAGCTGCTTTTTCCAATTGCCGATAGTCATCTCCTCCTTGAGATGGGGATTAGAAGCTGGTAGGAAGACCATGGTGAGTCTAATCAAATGCTTCACTTGGCATTATATAGCTTTCATGTATTCTGGTTTAGTTTATTTATGGCATTGCCTCGTCAGGTGGCTACTGTTTTACTGCTCTTCACATTGTCTGGCCCTGTCAAAGCATCGACTTATCTGGTAAGCATCTCTTTTGTGGCATATGATTCATATCATGGTCGTGCCAGTGACATGTGTTTGGGTCAGAACATTTAAAGTTGGCAACTCACATATTTACCTTGAAACTAACTGATGTTGGTGCTGCAATCGAGTGTTGCATCGGGGGCTTCAACATCATTGTCATTGAAACAAACAATAGCTCCGTATCGTGGAACAAAAAAAATCAGCGTATCTTACCACTCAAAGAGATCAATATACCCGGTGAAAAAAAAATCTGTAAGTAGAGATGGCGAGCTGCGACAGTAAGGGTTAACATTAATCAATCATCGAACAACAGTATTCCTTTTTTCATGTTAGTACTTAAGTTTTGGTGTTGTTGGTTATTTACCCTTTTTCCCTTtgcttttttgtatatattgttccATTTTAGTTTTGTATCTTCTTTGGGACCTGAAAGATTAAAAGAACCCTTCGTTCATTCGTTATGACTCAGTAGATTTTTACACTTCTTGGGCTTATTTTCCTGCAGCTTATGCACGGGGTAGTTGGTCTAGCCATGGGTACTATGTGGAGGTGAGAAAAGGTGAAGCTTTCGCTTTCACTGTTGGCATATATGTCACTAACAGTAAATGATAGATTTGCATCAGATGCGCATATATGCAGCTGTAGCTTCAATTCGATTTATATTGACTTTGAGTAACGTAACATTTTTCCCATCCCCTGCCATCAGGTTGGAGACCGATTGGATTGCTTCCATCATAATCTGCTCAATTGTAAATATCTCCTCTCAATTGGTATTTCATATCTATAGATGTATTGCTGGTGACATATGGATTACACATAGCCTCATAGCTTTGGATCGGAACTCGACAACATTACCTTGTGAAAGATCTACATAGAAGTTAGGTCATGGATATTTTCATAATGTTTGGCATAACTATGTAGTTTCTATTTGAAATATGAATCAAATTGTCTAGTTCACGATTTTAATAGTTGCAAATCTCTGTGTTCTTTCTTGTACACCTGTTAGATATCCCTTGGAAGAATTTTCTTTGCTTGCACAATGGAGGGTTACCTTTGTGCTAGTCCTTATCACAAAATTACCAAGCAAATTATAACCAGTCCTAAACATACTTATGTTCTTTTCGTTATTTTGAACATATGAAGTAGCAAATTGCAATTGATATCTCTTCTGGCAAGCACAGCATTGCCGGTTGGTGTTTCTTCTTAACTTTACGTGATGTCTAATATGACTGGACGAAACTTCCTCATAATAGGAGAATAGAGGTGGGAGAGAGTCAAGAGACAATAGATGCTGGTGCATGAGCTCATGTGTCCTTGGAGAATGGGGGTAGTTGATAGGCCCACATAATATCTGAATCCAGAATCATTGGGTAGAAATAAATAAACAGCCTGCTTTGCTAATAACAAAATTTAAGATCATTTGGTAAGAAATAGATACTAAGATCTAGATTGACTTAAAACTAGATCTATATCGGAATTTCGCCCAGTGATCATGTATCGCCCCTTTTCCGGTGTGATTGCCGACATGAGGTCTCTCTCTTAGTTCGCCTGACTTGAGGAAGAAGCAGAATGAGAACAAGGGGGAAGTATGAGGAGAATTTAGAGCTTTATTCCTCAATTCAGACTTAGTCGTTTCTGCATAACAAACGGGCCAATATAGGCAACAGCCCAACACATGCTACACTATCCCCACTTTTAGAGCTTACCCCCCTCCCACACCACCCGGTACATAGCTGGCACACCGGTGGCGCGCTACCCTGTCTAAGACGCGTCGTTGCGCATGACGGATCATTTCCAGCTGACCTTTGTGCTACTCTTATTTTTAGTCCTTCAACTGAATTTCAGCTGACAGTTTGCTTTGCAGATCCGTGCGGTGGGAGCTTGTGGATATGTGTTAGTGTCATCGTTCCTGATACGAGAAAATATTCTTCAATTGGTATGTCTATTCAACTCTATTCAATGATTCTTCAGTTGAGAAAAGATTCTTCAATTTAATTCATGGACTACTAATCATTTCAGATAACCGTTAACGTGCATGCCTCCTTAACGTACATTCTGGCAGCGGCTGGTGTGAACGCAATTccatccatggatgcaatatatgTAATCTTTGGGACACTGGTAATTTTTAACCTGCCAAAATATACCTATAGCATGAGCCAGTTCAGAAAGTAACTTCCCTGTCTTTGGCAGCTTCTACTTAATTGTGGATTCTTTGTCTTCATACTGCACATAATCTACACAATCTTCCTGACCAAGCTTGGAATCAAGCCTTCGCTGAGACCTCCACGATGGCTGGGCAAAACAACTTTTAGTTGATAGGTAGAATGCCACCATACTCATTTTTAGTTGAAGGTTTGCGCCCTGACTGAACTTGCAGCATTTTAGTCACAACTTACAAATGCTCCCCCACTACCCGCAGCATGCCGGCGTGGCAATTGTGACCTTTGTAATATGAGCATTATTGTTCGGCTTCCTGGTGCATGATTGTGGTTTTCCTGACAAGATTTTTGGTGATTGTGATTCATTATTGGTGGAATTGACTGATCGACGTGTTGTAGACTTGGTATATTGTCCCAGTCACGCCTTCTTTTTTtaagttttatttttttatttttatgcattCTCTTAACCTTTTCCGTTAACTATATATTTTAAATTTTGGGGGcattactccctccatctcaaaatgTAAGTCCTACTCATTTTGTCCAAACTCAAACTTGCTTAAGTTTGATTTTCGGCATTCTATTAACCCTTTTCTGTTAACCATAGGGTATTACTACACCATCGTTTAAGTTCTCTCTACATACATTAATGTTGAATCTAGAGCTTTGCTCTCACGAACTCTTTGTGAAGACAGTGTCTTGTTTTCCATCCTTTTGCATGCCTTCCATGCCAGGAATAATGCTTAGCGACATGGTTTATACATGACGTCTTTCTTGCAAGCGCCACAGAGGTATGGCGGAGTTTAGGGCAACTTCAACGCGGATCACCAAACGGACGGCACCAAATGTCCATGGACTCTTTTGGACGTGTTCACGGATAGCCGGCCAGGTGCCGGTCATCCAACTGTAGGCACCAAATGTTTGCCCGCTCATTTTTTTTCCCCTATGCCTAGAGTACTAAAAATAATGAAAGATAAATAGCACAATTCTTCAATAATTGAAAGATAACTATTCCAATGTAACAAAAATTCACATATAAATATTACAATCCAAACAAAAAGTTTTGAATGAAatagctcaaatttgaattcaacttaTTCGGACACAGATACTCAATCAGATAATTGTGATAAGACTGACATGTCAATGAATAGGAGGGTTAGATCTTCCACTGCTCATGTTTCGGATTCAGATTGAAAAGATGAAGTGATATGATCCTGTCTTTTGTAACATTATTACAGTATAAGTTTGTCTCTTTTGTACTCTATAGTTCTCAGAAGTTCTTTATGATTTATGTGTGCCGTCAAACAAGAGAACTGGAGGCTGGATGCATTAATGACTCGAACAAGAGAACTGGAGGTAGGATGCATTAATGATCTGTCAATAGCTCCAGTTATACAAAATCTGGGTTATAGTTCATCAGTTATCATAGTACAATATATATGCATGACTAAGTATTATTGCTGCAATTATGCTTCAGTGTTAGGCATATCAGCTTCCTTATTCATTCCTGGCATTTCCATGATCACATCAAAGCCTTTTCACAATGACATAAAAGGCAATTCATCAGGAATCGCGTGGTCTCTTTCCAGCTACTGCAAAAATGTACTGTTAACGTTCAGCATACTGCCGTGAGGATAGATAGTTCGATCCCTGATGATGTTCTCAACCAATCGAttagccacatcatcatatttatcGCGTGAGCGAAGGGAGATTATTCATCAGATATTATAGCTACAGAATTCTCACGTACGACAAGCTTTATTCAGTGTTGCTGCCAAAACCACAGCCtgacaaaaaatgttcacaatattaTCACTTATACACATCTCATGTCTATTACTTATCTTATTATACACTCGATTTACTATGTTGGatatatgatactccctccgtcccaaaaagcttgtcttagatttgtcaagATACGGAtttatctagacatgttttagtgttagatacatccgtatctagataaatctaagacaagctttttgggacggaggtaatagAAGTTTGTTTATATATAACTTCTTGACTAACGGTCTGGGCTTGCAGTAGAATATGATAGGCctatgttgtttgtttgtttgtctagAAGCCGACACACTGTGTATACTGAGCGTAGGCCTCCGATTGCATGCCGATTGGCGCACGGATGACTTCATCTGGAAGATCGAAGGCGTCGACGAGTTCACGAGCAACAAGCCTCACTTGGTAACTGAGGTAGTCTACCAGTTTGTGGATAGCCTGCAAGCATACAGGGGAGCATAGTAGCATCAGGTCCTGGTTCTGGTCTCAAGCCAAGGACTGACATTGCAATTTTGTATTATGGGGTTGATGACAAGCAGATACAAACCTTGGCTTTGTTTGGCGCGACATAGTCTACATTCCGATATGTCCCGATGTCTTTCCAGATCCTATCGAGCGCATAAAGGTCGCACACCAGCTTCAGTACTTCACGTGTTTTTGCATCAGGGCAACTGCATAGACACATCAAAAGTCATTGTTGTCGCATTAACCTCACTGGATAAAATCAAAAGGGTTACAAACACAACATCTCAATGGTGAGAGTAGGCTTTGATAGTTCACCTTTAATTTCTGTTCGTGGTTCAGCTAAACAACAGAATGAGGATAAGGGCTCAAACACAAAAAAGTAGTCCTCGGTACCATAAGTTGCAAGAGAACTATACTATACAAAGGGCGACAGGAGGATTTTTCAAGGGATAATTCTACAACCCAAGCACAAATAATCATGATCAACGGGTGGTAAACTGGAGTCAGGGCGACAGGGCGGTTTTTCAATGCTTTCGCTGATCTCAACCAACCAAATCTTCATTGTAAGTATTCAACAAAATCTTACTAGCAAAACTAATGTGTCAAACTAGCTAGTAAGCAATGATGGTAAGAACAATGTAACTGAGGACACAAAGACTATACCTCTTCACTGCTTCTATAAACCTTGCGAGGATGACAGCCTCAACGTGTGATTCCGCGAGCGTGAGCAGATGGTTTAAACATCTGTTCCACGCACCAAAACCTCCAAGTGTCTTCATGTGCTTCTGGAGTCGAGCAGCAACACTATGCAGTAGTCTAGATGTTCGATACTGAGAAGAGGGTTTATGCAATCAGTGCAGGGACTTCTATCCAATTGCTACTGATATTATTATGAAGATAAGACTCACTCTGAATGCATCCAGCTGAAATTTAGGATCCCTTAGATGGTCTTCCCCTTCCCACCGAGCAGTAACGGGGTTAGGCTGAGACAAGTAGGTGCTCATGGAGTCTCTCAAGTAGTTCCAGGTGACTGAGAGTGTTCCGCCCTTAAATTTTTGCTGATATTGCTTCAGGAGATCGCCGGCAACCTACAATAGCATTGTGATAAGAGGTACAGTACAATATTTGAGGTATAACTAACTTCATATCACATGAAATTACTCACCCAAACTTCTACCCACAATATGTAATTAAGTGTGAGTTcttaatatatactccctctgtaaacaaatataagatcgtttaaatgatcttatatttctttacagagagagtacTAGCCTTTCAACTATCAGTGAACCTGCCcatcatatattacaaaaatgagCTTTGTAAAGGATTCCGATTGGTACCTGCTGCAGCAGAACTGTATTGTCTCCTTCAAATGTTTGAAATATATCATGGTCATTCCGCAGACCACCAAAACGATTTACAGCAGCATACCCATGGCCACCACAAGATTCTCGGCATATGCTAATAGATTTTGCTGTGTATGAAGTTATGTAGGACTTCAACCCAGATGAAAGTACATGGACATCAGCGCTAATATCCTCGTCATTGGTTTTCTTCATTTCCGAGTAC
This genomic window contains:
- the LOC123156714 gene encoding uncharacterized protein isoform X2, which produces MLRLRLHPCPRFSPPGSHPAFPRQLAASPLPELPFQSTVTALRTRAPPLQAAVSRAASGEEQRGVYEDEEDADLDNALTKTRQLVECAMFASVAGLAYFLSNSLAIENYFSCFFQLPIVISSLRWGLEAGRKTMVATVLLLFTLSGPVKASTYLLMHGVVGLAMGTMWRLETDWIASIIICSIIRAVGACGYVLVSSFLIRENILQLITVNVHASLTYILAAAGVNAIPSMDAIYVIFGTLLLLNCGFFVFILHIIYTIFLTKLGIKPSLRPPRWLGKTTFS
- the LOC123156714 gene encoding uncharacterized protein isoform X1, producing the protein MLRLRLHPCPRFSPPGSHPAFPRQLAASPLPELPFQSTVTALRTRAPPLQAAVSRAASGEEQRGVYEDEEDADLDNALTKTRQLVECAMFASVAGLAYFLSNSLAIENYFSCFFQLPIVISSLRWGLEAGRKTMVATVLLLFTLSGPVKASTYLLMHGVVGLAMGTMWRLETDWIASIIICSIFALQIRAVGACGYVLVSSFLIRENILQLITVNVHASLTYILAAAGVNAIPSMDAIYVIFGTLLLLNCGFFVFILHIIYTIFLTKLGIKPSLRPPRWLGKTTFS
- the LOC123156714 gene encoding uncharacterized protein isoform X3; the encoded protein is MLRLRLHPCPRFSPPGSHPAFPRQLAASPLPELPFQSTVTALRTRAPPLQAAVSRAASGEEQRGVYEDEEDADLDNALTKTRQLVECAMFASVAGLAYFLSNSLAIENYFSCFFQLPIVISSLRWGLEAGRKTMVATVLLLFTLSGPVKASTYLIRAVGACGYVLVSSFLIRENILQLITVNVHASLTYILAAAGVNAIPSMDAIYVIFGTLLLLNCGFFVFILHIIYTIFLTKLGIKPSLRPPRWLGKTTFS